The following proteins are co-located in the Pseudomonas sp. ATCC 13867 genome:
- a CDS encoding LysR substrate-binding domain-containing protein, producing MLKHWPPLNTLRGFEAAARLGSFHKAAEELHLTQSAISQQIRSLESFIEQPLFHRNGRKVALTDAGFDLLSTTQSLLQQLAVGIRRLDQYRKPNQLVVNTTPAFARHWLVPRLGDFHARHPQIDLWLLTTDETPDMASQTIDIAVRDDLTAQAECRFRVLLEDRLYPACHPRLLDQPAATRTTLHGEREMDWAHWHVQGGADIGQHSEGLNFSDPGLLLDAASQGLGIALVSRLLAGDARDNGLLTPLCEQTVRGPNWSLLVHQQSERDAQAMRFCEWLEGALGLA from the coding sequence ATGCTCAAGCACTGGCCTCCCCTGAACACCCTGCGCGGCTTCGAAGCCGCCGCCCGGCTGGGCAGCTTCCACAAGGCGGCGGAGGAACTGCACCTCACCCAGTCCGCCATCAGCCAACAGATCCGCAGCCTGGAAAGCTTCATCGAGCAGCCGTTGTTCCACCGCAATGGCCGCAAGGTCGCCCTCACCGACGCCGGCTTCGACCTGCTCAGCACCACCCAGTCGCTGCTGCAACAACTGGCCGTGGGCATCCGCCGCCTGGACCAGTACCGCAAGCCCAACCAACTGGTGGTCAACACCACCCCGGCCTTCGCCCGTCACTGGCTGGTGCCGCGCCTGGGCGACTTCCACGCGCGCCACCCGCAGATCGACCTCTGGCTGCTGACCACCGACGAAACCCCGGACATGGCCAGCCAGACCATTGACATCGCCGTGCGCGACGACCTCACCGCCCAGGCCGAATGCCGCTTCCGTGTATTGCTGGAAGATCGCCTCTACCCGGCCTGCCACCCGCGCCTGCTGGATCAGCCGGCAGCGACGCGCACTACCCTGCACGGCGAACGGGAAATGGACTGGGCGCACTGGCACGTACAAGGCGGCGCCGACATCGGCCAGCACAGCGAAGGCCTGAACTTCTCCGACCCCGGCCTGCTGCTCGATGCAGCCAGCCAGGGTCTGGGCATCGCGCTGGTGAGCCGGTTGCTGGCTGGCGATGCCAGGGACAACGGCCTGCTGACGCCGCTGTGCGAACAGACCGTGCGCGGGCCGAATTGGTCGCTGCTGGTGCATCAGCAGAGCGAGCGGGATGCACAGGCGATGAGGTTCTGCGAATGGCTGGAGGGGGCTTTAGGGTTGGCCTGA
- a CDS encoding cupin domain-containing protein has product MKIIRSKHFTANLPWGALDITKMNGITTRLHWTDQPYKWHINDGEEVFAVLDGRVEMHYRDTAGEHKVMLETGDIFYASIGTEHVAHPQGEARILVIETEDSV; this is encoded by the coding sequence TTGAAAATCATCCGCAGCAAGCACTTCACCGCGAATCTCCCCTGGGGCGCGCTCGATATCACCAAGATGAACGGAATCACCACCCGCCTGCACTGGACCGACCAGCCATACAAATGGCACATCAACGACGGTGAGGAAGTGTTCGCGGTGCTCGACGGACGGGTGGAAATGCACTATCGCGATACCGCCGGCGAGCATAAGGTCATGCTGGAAACCGGGGATATCTTCTATGCGTCGATCGGCACCGAGCACGTAGCTCACCCTCAAGGCGAGGCGCGCATTCTGGTGATCGAGACCGAGGATAGTGTCTGA
- a CDS encoding cold-shock protein produces MSDRQNGTVKWFNAEKGFGFITPESGPDVFVHFRQIEGNGYKSLDEGQKVSFIVTAGQKGPQAEQVRAV; encoded by the coding sequence ATGTCCGATCGTCAAAACGGCACCGTCAAGTGGTTCAACGCTGAGAAGGGCTTCGGCTTCATCACCCCGGAAAGCGGCCCGGACGTATTCGTTCACTTCCGTCAGATCGAAGGTAACGGCTACAAGTCCCTCGACGAAGGCCAGAAGGTCAGCTTCATCGTGACCGCCGGTCAGAAGGGCCCGCAGGCCGAGCAAGTTCGCGCCGTCTAA
- the otsA gene encoding alpha,alpha-trehalose-phosphate synthase (UDP-forming): protein MPRLVVISNRVMVPDEFNPAAPGGLAVAVEAAMRQREGIWFGWSGQVAEEPGPLATLERGNLTYILTDLHPQDFDEYYNGFANRVLWPILHYRVDLAEFSEADFGGYRRVNEFFAERLSPLLEPDDVLWVHDYHLIPLALALRARGHANRIGFFLHIPMPPADLLTAMPHHAELIRALTEYNLIGFQTENDASNFARYLTRVVGAATPDGRRYHLEDQHFRVGVFPVGVDADGFRALAENASRTPAADDLRESLGGRALMVGVDRLDYSKGIVNRLDGYERFLERYPEWHNRVTCLQISPGSRQDIPEYADIDAAVSARVGHINGRFGAVSWVPLRYVGRNHHREDIAMVMRHARIGLVTPLRDGMNLVAKEFVAAQDPDDPGVLILSQFAGAAAELGGALIINPHDRDALADAINTALRMPLGERRARHRDMYAVLQANDIRFWGPSFIDALTRPGRALNWLSNHYLSH from the coding sequence ATGCCGCGCCTCGTGGTGATCTCCAACCGGGTCATGGTGCCTGACGAATTCAACCCGGCCGCGCCCGGCGGCCTCGCCGTCGCGGTGGAGGCCGCCATGCGCCAGCGCGAAGGCATCTGGTTCGGCTGGAGCGGGCAGGTGGCCGAGGAACCGGGCCCGCTCGCCACCCTGGAACGCGGCAACCTCACCTACATCCTCACCGACCTGCATCCGCAGGACTTCGACGAGTACTACAACGGCTTCGCCAACCGCGTGCTCTGGCCGATCCTGCACTACCGGGTCGACCTCGCCGAGTTCAGCGAGGCCGACTTCGGCGGCTACCGGCGCGTCAACGAATTTTTCGCCGAGCGCCTGAGCCCGCTGCTGGAGCCGGACGACGTGCTCTGGGTGCACGACTACCACCTCATCCCGCTCGCCCTGGCCCTGCGCGCCCGCGGGCACGCCAACCGCATCGGCTTCTTCCTGCACATCCCCATGCCGCCGGCGGACCTGCTCACCGCGATGCCGCACCACGCCGAACTGATCCGCGCCCTCACCGAATACAACCTGATCGGCTTCCAGACCGAAAACGACGCCAGCAATTTCGCCCGCTACCTCACCCGCGTGGTCGGCGCCGCCACCCCGGATGGCCGTCGCTACCACCTGGAAGACCAGCACTTTCGCGTCGGCGTGTTCCCCGTGGGCGTGGATGCCGACGGCTTCCGTGCGCTCGCCGAGAACGCCTCGCGGACCCCGGCCGCCGACGACCTGCGCGAAAGCCTCGGCGGCCGCGCGCTGATGGTCGGTGTGGACCGCCTCGACTACTCCAAGGGGATCGTCAACCGCCTGGACGGCTACGAACGCTTCCTGGAGCGCTACCCGGAATGGCACAACCGCGTGACGTGCCTGCAGATCTCCCCCGGCAGCCGCCAGGACATCCCCGAATACGCCGACATCGACGCCGCGGTCAGCGCCCGGGTCGGGCACATCAACGGCCGCTTCGGCGCCGTGTCCTGGGTACCGCTGCGCTACGTCGGGCGCAATCACCACCGCGAGGACATCGCGATGGTCATGCGCCACGCCCGTATCGGCCTGGTGACGCCGCTGCGCGATGGCATGAACCTGGTGGCCAAGGAGTTCGTCGCCGCGCAGGACCCGGACGATCCCGGCGTACTCATCCTCTCGCAGTTCGCCGGCGCCGCCGCCGAGCTGGGTGGTGCGCTGATCATCAACCCTCACGACCGCGACGCCCTGGCCGACGCCATCAACACCGCCCTGCGCATGCCGCTGGGCGAGCGCCGGGCGCGTCATCGCGACATGTACGCGGTGCTCCAGGCCAACGACATCCGCTTCTGGGGGCCGAGCTTCATCGACGCGCTGACAAGACCGGGGAGGGCGCTGAACTGGTTGTCGAACCATTACCTCAGCCATTGA
- a CDS encoding glycoside hydrolase family 15 protein — protein sequence MTERHDGALELGLIGNCRVAALVNPLGRLVWWCYPNFDGDPAFSRLLAGDEEKGFADVLLDGQVSHVSEYQRNTAIITTILRDDSGGAVRITDFAPRFLQYGRVFRPAQLCRLIEPLEGLPRITLRVRPTHGYGKPRRSVAGSSHIRYLDGDEPIRLTTDAPLSYLLNETRFALRHPVSMVIGMDEPLDNAPGEVVREFLKRTQGHWHDWVRGLAISFEWQQVVIRSAITLKLCNFEETGAIIAAATTSIPEAPGSQRNWDYRYCWLRDAYFVILALNRLGTTRTMEGYIDFITTVASGDAELKPLYGIIPDMDLTERNEPDLAGFLDHAPVRVGNQAVEQNQHDVFGSVVLAVLQSFVDDRLPSPSSDGMLQLLESLAAKAAHAAFEADAGIWEYRGRQRIHTHSALLCWVACDRVGRLCGRLGRSEAARDWMARAANLRERILREAWSERKQCFTGSFGLDDLDASVLLMHELGIIEADDPRFVATVECIGRELNVNGHLLRYAAPDDFGVPETAFLVVKFWYLDALAAIGRRDEARALFEELITARNRYGLLSEDLHPHTGELWGNIPQTYSMAGLINSAMRLSIGWEEGLCRASW from the coding sequence ATGACTGAACGGCACGACGGAGCACTGGAACTGGGCCTGATCGGCAACTGCCGCGTGGCCGCCCTGGTCAACCCACTGGGACGGCTGGTGTGGTGGTGCTACCCCAACTTCGATGGCGACCCGGCGTTCTCCCGGCTGCTGGCCGGCGACGAGGAAAAGGGCTTCGCCGACGTGCTGCTCGACGGCCAGGTCAGCCACGTATCCGAGTACCAGCGCAACACCGCGATCATCACTACGATCCTGCGCGACGACAGCGGCGGGGCCGTGCGCATCACCGACTTCGCCCCGCGCTTCCTGCAATACGGCCGGGTATTTCGCCCGGCCCAGCTGTGCCGGCTGATCGAGCCGCTGGAAGGGCTGCCCAGGATCACCCTGCGCGTGCGCCCGACCCACGGCTACGGCAAGCCGCGCCGCAGCGTGGCGGGCTCCAGCCACATCCGCTACCTGGACGGTGACGAGCCGATCCGCCTGACCACCGATGCGCCGCTGTCCTACCTGCTCAATGAAACCCGCTTCGCCCTGCGCCATCCGGTGAGCATGGTGATCGGCATGGACGAGCCGCTGGACAACGCACCCGGCGAGGTCGTGCGGGAATTTCTCAAGCGCACCCAGGGCCACTGGCACGACTGGGTGCGGGGCCTGGCGATCTCCTTCGAATGGCAGCAGGTGGTGATCCGCTCGGCCATCACCCTCAAGCTGTGCAACTTCGAGGAAACCGGCGCGATCATCGCCGCCGCCACCACCTCCATCCCCGAGGCGCCCGGTTCCCAGCGCAACTGGGACTACCGCTACTGCTGGCTGCGCGATGCCTACTTCGTCATTCTCGCCCTCAACCGCCTGGGCACCACCCGCACGATGGAGGGCTACATCGACTTCATCACCACCGTGGCCAGCGGCGATGCCGAACTCAAGCCGCTGTACGGCATCATCCCCGACATGGATCTCACCGAACGCAACGAGCCGGACCTCGCCGGCTTCCTCGACCACGCGCCGGTGCGCGTCGGCAACCAGGCGGTGGAGCAGAACCAGCACGACGTGTTCGGCTCCGTGGTGCTCGCGGTGCTGCAGAGTTTCGTCGACGATCGCCTGCCCAGCCCCAGCAGCGACGGCATGCTGCAACTGCTCGAGTCCCTCGCCGCCAAGGCCGCGCACGCCGCCTTCGAAGCCGACGCCGGAATCTGGGAATACCGGGGCCGGCAGCGCATCCACACCCATTCCGCGCTGCTCTGCTGGGTCGCCTGCGACCGCGTGGGACGGCTGTGCGGGCGGCTCGGCCGGAGCGAGGCGGCGCGTGACTGGATGGCCCGGGCGGCAAACCTGCGCGAGCGCATCCTTCGCGAGGCCTGGAGCGAACGCAAACAATGCTTCACCGGCAGCTTCGGCCTCGACGACCTCGACGCCAGCGTGCTGCTGATGCATGAACTGGGCATCATCGAAGCCGACGACCCGCGCTTCGTCGCCACCGTCGAATGCATCGGCCGCGAACTCAACGTCAACGGCCACCTGCTGCGCTACGCCGCGCCGGACGATTTCGGCGTGCCGGAAACCGCCTTCCTGGTGGTCAAGTTCTGGTACCTCGACGCGCTTGCCGCCATCGGCCGCCGCGACGAAGCCCGCGCGCTGTTCGAAGAGCTGATCACCGCGCGCAACCGCTACGGCCTGCTCTCCGAGGACCTGCACCCGCACACCGGAGAACTCTGGGGCAACATCCCGCAGACCTACTCGATGGCCGGGTTGATCAACTCGGCCATGCGTCTGTCCATTGGCTGGGAGGAGGGTCTATGCCGCGCCTCGTGGTGA
- the otsB gene encoding trehalose-phosphatase — MTPHSEVSATALLQLWLGQHTQTAVFLDVDGTLLDIAEAPDAVYVPPGLVDALSELHRRLDGALALISGRPVEELDRLLHPLRLPASGGHGAHWRETGDSPLRRTTKDLPACVRVQLNALACAHAGVLAEDKGSSFALHYRTAPDSAPALRVALQALLSAPEGAGLRLLGGKQVYEIIAEGVDKAGAIQRLMTTPAFDGRRPLFVGDDLTDQPALALMPGLQGLGLSVGRTLPGASAVFADAAAVRTALILAAGGNPR, encoded by the coding sequence ATGACCCCGCATAGCGAGGTCTCAGCCACTGCGCTGCTGCAACTCTGGCTCGGCCAGCACACGCAGACCGCAGTGTTCCTGGATGTCGACGGAACCCTTCTGGACATCGCCGAAGCCCCCGACGCGGTATACGTCCCGCCCGGGCTGGTCGATGCGCTCAGCGAGCTGCATCGACGCCTCGACGGTGCCCTGGCCCTGATCAGCGGCCGCCCGGTCGAAGAGCTCGACCGGCTGCTCCATCCCCTGCGCCTGCCCGCCAGCGGCGGTCACGGCGCCCACTGGCGCGAAACCGGCGACAGTCCGCTGCGCCGCACCACCAAGGACTTGCCCGCCTGCGTGCGCGTGCAGCTCAATGCGCTCGCCTGCGCCCATGCCGGCGTACTGGCCGAAGACAAGGGCAGCAGCTTCGCCCTGCATTACCGCACCGCGCCCGACAGCGCGCCTGCGCTGCGCGTGGCCTTGCAGGCGCTGCTCAGCGCGCCGGAAGGCGCGGGCCTGCGCTTGCTGGGTGGCAAGCAGGTCTACGAAATCATCGCCGAGGGCGTGGACAAGGCCGGCGCGATCCAGCGCCTGATGACCACACCGGCGTTCGACGGGCGCCGCCCGCTGTTCGTCGGCGACGACCTCACCGACCAACCCGCCCTGGCCCTGATGCCCGGCCTGCAAGGGCTGGGACTCTCGGTCGGGCGCACGCTGCCGGGGGCGAGTGCCGTCTTCGCCGACGCGGCGGCGGTCCGTACCGCACTCATCCTGGCGGCAGGAGGAAACCCTCGATGA
- a CDS encoding amino acid permease: MKHLSHVEGGTGDGKVGLFGLTSLIVGSAIGSGIFALPATLTGGAGALGILCGWAIVAFGMLSLVSVYRNLTLRQPNIDDGIYGWSKAGFGHIAGFIGAYGHGAGDAIGNASYLVVIFSALGAFGVFSYFGDGTTWPAIFAASALLWVINALVLRGVKTSTTVNNVATVAKVVPIVLFIGLALYHFDSRVFMTDFRGQSHGASIFAQSKTVLLAAMWTLIGLESGTIYATRARKLSDVAKASTLGAIIVSLLLVGTSVLALGILPAAQITQLHQPSMAGLMAAMVGPWGGMLINICLIVSVVGALIAWVALSAEEVMLSGRGKSATQWLGRLNTAGAPRNAMWLTTGIAQAMMLVAGFSHAGYLALLSFSTSLALIPYLLSSMYSFKCACTGRGYEGDKVHGRYWEMALSAFAVCFVLFMLYGAGLKYVLLASVVWAVGLPLFILGKREQREKLSAVEWIVCLVVIGMALAGLLGLWTGHLVL, encoded by the coding sequence ATGAAGCATCTATCCCACGTGGAGGGCGGCACGGGCGACGGCAAGGTCGGCCTGTTCGGCCTCACCTCACTGATCGTCGGCAGCGCCATCGGCTCGGGCATCTTCGCCTTGCCCGCCACGCTCACGGGCGGCGCCGGCGCCCTCGGTATCCTCTGCGGCTGGGCCATCGTCGCCTTCGGGATGCTGTCGCTGGTCTCGGTCTATCGCAACCTCACCCTGCGCCAGCCGAACATCGACGACGGCATCTACGGCTGGTCCAAGGCCGGTTTCGGGCATATTGCCGGGTTCATTGGCGCGTACGGCCACGGCGCCGGCGACGCCATCGGCAACGCCTCCTACCTGGTGGTGATCTTCAGTGCCCTGGGCGCCTTCGGGGTGTTCTCCTACTTCGGCGATGGCACCACCTGGCCGGCGATCTTCGCCGCCTCCGCGCTGCTGTGGGTCATCAACGCGCTGGTGCTGCGTGGGGTGAAAACCAGCACCACGGTGAACAACGTCGCCACCGTCGCCAAGGTGGTGCCCATCGTGCTGTTCATCGGCCTGGCGCTCTACCACTTCGACAGCCGCGTGTTCATGACCGACTTCCGTGGCCAGAGCCACGGCGCTTCGATCTTCGCGCAGAGCAAGACCGTGCTGCTGGCCGCCATGTGGACGCTGATCGGCCTGGAGTCCGGGACCATCTACGCCACCCGCGCGCGCAAGCTCTCCGATGTGGCCAAGGCATCCACCCTCGGTGCGATCATCGTCTCGCTGCTGCTGGTGGGCACCTCGGTGCTGGCGCTGGGTATCCTGCCCGCCGCGCAGATCACCCAACTGCACCAACCGTCGATGGCCGGGTTGATGGCCGCGATGGTCGGTCCCTGGGGCGGCATGCTGATCAACATCTGCCTGATCGTCTCGGTGGTCGGCGCGCTGATCGCCTGGGTCGCCCTGAGTGCCGAGGAAGTCATGCTGTCCGGTCGCGGCAAGAGCGCCACCCAGTGGCTCGGCCGGCTCAACACCGCCGGTGCGCCGCGCAACGCCATGTGGCTCACCACGGGGATCGCCCAGGCGATGATGCTGGTCGCCGGTTTCAGCCATGCCGGTTATCTCGCGCTGTTGTCGTTCTCCACCTCGCTGGCGCTGATCCCATATCTGCTGTCGTCGATGTATTCCTTCAAATGCGCCTGCACCGGGCGTGGCTACGAGGGTGACAAGGTGCACGGCCGTTACTGGGAAATGGCCCTGTCGGCCTTCGCCGTGTGCTTCGTGCTGTTCATGCTCTATGGCGCTGGCCTGAAGTATGTGCTGCTGGCCTCCGTGGTCTGGGCCGTCGGCCTGCCGCTGTTCATCCTCGGCAAACGCGAGCAGCGGGAGAAACTCAGCGCCGTGGAATGGATCGTCTGCCTCGTCGTGATCGGCATGGCCCTGGCCGGCCTGCTCGGTCTGTGGACGGGCCACCTGGTGCTCTGA
- a CDS encoding ABC transporter substrate-binding protein translates to MHTITRWLGTALLALGLLGQGVQAAEERKPIHFGELTWESGSLITEMLRLLVEQGYGYPTDTLPGSTVSLEAALARNDIQVIGEEWTGRSPAWIKAEAAGRVFGLGNLVKHADEGWWVPDYVVHGDPARGIAPQAPELRSVSDLPRYREVFRDPESPDKGRFLNSPTGWTSEIVNSQKLKAYGLEGSYVNFRSGSGAAMDAEIASSIRRGKPVLFYYWSPTPLMGRYKLLRLEEPPFDAEAWKTLSDPDNPHPRGSRSLPAKLSVGVSAPFHRQYPELVALFEKVDIPIDLLNAALARMSETRQEPREAARDFLKANPQVWQGWLPAEPRARVKAAL, encoded by the coding sequence ATGCACACGATCACACGCTGGCTGGGCACCGCGCTGCTCGCTCTGGGCCTGCTGGGGCAAGGCGTCCAGGCCGCCGAGGAACGCAAACCGATCCACTTTGGCGAGCTGACCTGGGAAAGCGGCAGCCTGATCACCGAGATGCTGCGCCTGCTGGTGGAACAGGGCTACGGCTACCCCACCGATACCCTGCCGGGCAGTACCGTGAGCCTGGAGGCCGCGCTGGCACGCAACGACATCCAGGTCATCGGCGAGGAATGGACCGGCCGCAGCCCGGCCTGGATCAAGGCCGAAGCCGCAGGCCGGGTGTTCGGCCTGGGCAACCTGGTGAAGCACGCCGACGAGGGCTGGTGGGTGCCGGACTACGTGGTCCACGGCGACCCGGCGCGCGGCATCGCCCCGCAGGCCCCGGAACTGCGCTCGGTGAGCGACCTGCCGCGCTACCGCGAGGTGTTTCGCGACCCCGAGTCGCCGGACAAGGGTCGCTTCCTCAACAGCCCCACCGGCTGGACGTCGGAGATCGTCAACTCGCAGAAGCTCAAGGCCTACGGGCTGGAAGGCAGCTACGTGAACTTCCGCAGCGGCTCGGGCGCCGCAATGGACGCCGAGATCGCCTCGTCTATCCGCCGGGGCAAGCCGGTGCTGTTCTACTACTGGTCCCCGACCCCGCTGATGGGCCGCTACAAGCTGCTGCGCCTGGAGGAGCCGCCGTTCGACGCCGAGGCCTGGAAGACCCTCTCCGACCCCGACAATCCCCATCCGCGGGGCAGCCGTTCGCTGCCGGCCAAGCTGTCGGTAGGGGTTTCCGCGCCCTTCCACCGGCAATACCCGGAACTGGTGGCGCTGTTCGAGAAGGTCGACATCCCCATCGACCTGCTCAACGCGGCCCTGGCCAGGATGAGCGAGACGCGCCAGGAACCGCGCGAGGCCGCGCGCGATTTCCTCAAGGCCAACCCGCAGGTGTGGCAGGGCTGGTTGCCAGCCGAGCCACGCGCCAGGGTCAAGGCCGCCCTGTGA
- a CDS encoding EAL domain-containing response regulator, with translation MPPLSALILQASGPHRSAAVTALHHLGYSVLAEVSGHALVLDRLRSVGGVHLLICDVRIDPVPRLEFLQTVAREQLAHGVVVSGEMAPGTWSTLAHLLRLQGMKVFWLGNEPATLERLRALLMDFEPHALERSVSPRHLGALDGADIGRVLERGELRVALQPKVMVATAQIYGFEVLARWHREDGQVLLPDEFLPALRRDGMLDALLFQQMAQAHDALRAHGRTDLELSFNLEPEQIARTDFAVSVECELRRMEINPRNVTFELTESSPLHALPSSLENVLRLRLLGCGLAIDDFGCKHSNLQRLVELPFTELKLDRSFLANLNTGDPRRLIVLTNALALGRELGLRVVAEGVENPSQHRQLQSLGCEAAQGYLFGKPAAADGLSGLLRGTPTHQPKAGPIRPLPGSLVHLAD, from the coding sequence ATGCCTCCCCTTTCCGCGCTGATCCTGCAGGCGTCCGGTCCTCACCGTTCGGCGGCGGTGACCGCCCTCCACCACCTCGGCTACAGCGTCCTCGCGGAGGTGTCCGGCCACGCCCTGGTTCTGGACCGGCTGCGCAGCGTCGGCGGCGTGCATCTGCTGATCTGCGATGTGCGCATCGATCCGGTGCCGCGCCTGGAGTTCCTCCAGACCGTGGCGCGCGAGCAGCTCGCCCACGGCGTGGTGGTCAGCGGCGAGATGGCGCCGGGCACCTGGTCGACGCTGGCGCACCTGCTGCGGCTGCAGGGCATGAAGGTGTTCTGGCTGGGCAACGAGCCGGCCACCCTGGAGCGCCTGCGCGCCCTGCTGATGGATTTCGAACCTCACGCGTTGGAGCGGAGCGTATCGCCTCGCCACCTGGGCGCCCTCGATGGCGCCGACATCGGTCGGGTGCTGGAGCGCGGCGAGTTGCGCGTGGCCCTGCAACCCAAGGTCATGGTGGCCACCGCGCAGATCTATGGTTTCGAAGTGCTCGCCCGCTGGCACCGCGAGGACGGGCAGGTACTGCTGCCGGACGAATTTCTGCCAGCCCTGCGCCGTGATGGAATGCTCGATGCGCTGCTGTTCCAGCAGATGGCACAGGCCCATGACGCCCTGCGGGCCCACGGCCGGACCGACCTGGAACTGTCCTTCAACCTGGAACCCGAGCAGATCGCCCGGACCGATTTCGCCGTCAGCGTCGAGTGCGAACTGCGGCGCATGGAGATCAATCCACGGAACGTCACCTTCGAGCTGACCGAGTCGTCGCCGTTGCACGCACTGCCGTCCAGCCTGGAGAACGTGCTGCGCCTGCGCCTGCTGGGCTGCGGCCTGGCCATCGACGATTTCGGCTGCAAGCACTCCAACCTGCAACGCCTGGTGGAGCTGCCGTTCACCGAGCTGAAGCTCGACCGCAGCTTCCTCGCCAACCTCAATACGGGCGATCCGCGCCGCCTGATCGTGCTGACCAACGCCCTGGCGCTGGGCCGCGAACTGGGCCTGCGGGTCGTGGCCGAAGGCGTGGAGAACCCCAGCCAGCATCGCCAGTTGCAGAGCCTGGGATGCGAGGCGGCCCAGGGTTACCTGTTCGGCAAGCCCGCCGCGGCCGATGGGTTGTCCGGGCTGCTGCGCGGCACGCCGACGCACCAGCCGAAAGCGGGCCCGATCCGGCCTCTGCCTGGTTCGCTGGTGCACTTGGCCGATTGA